One segment of Triticum aestivum cultivar Chinese Spring chromosome 2A, IWGSC CS RefSeq v2.1, whole genome shotgun sequence DNA contains the following:
- the LOC123184505 gene encoding 2-alkenal reductase (NADP(+)-dependent)-like isoform X1 produces the protein MAEAEVSNKRVILKRHVTGFPTEDDMELVTATARLAVPPGSAAVMVKNLYLSCDPYMRRRMTKHQEPSYPEFVLGEVITTFGVSKVVESGHPDFKAGDLVWGMTACEEYTLITKPASIFKINHPELPLSYYAGVLGXXXXTAFSGFFNVTKPKKGDYVFVSAASGAVGQLVGQLAKITGCYVVGSAGSDEKVNLLKTKFGFDDAFNYKKEHDLNTALKRCFQQGIDIYFDNVGGEMLDAALLNMRLHGQVAVCGMISQYNLERPEGVRNLACVITKRIRIEGFRVIEYFGTYRKFEEEMVGHLKEGNITYMEDVAEGIEKVPAALVGLFYGRNIGKQLVAVAQE, from the exons ATGGCGGAGGCGGAGGTGAGCAACAAGAGGGTGATCCTGAAGCGGCACGTGACGGGGTTCCCCACCGAGGACGACATGGAGCTCGTCACGGCGACGGCGCGCCTGGCCGTCCCGCCCGGGTCGGCGGCGGTGATGGTGAAGAACCTCTACCTCTCCTGCGATCCCTACATGCGCAGACGGATGACCAAGCACCAGGAGCCCAGCTATCCAGAATTCGTCCTTGGGGAG GTTATAACTACTTTTGGCGTGAGCAAGGTGGTCGAATCCGGGCACCCGGATTTCAAGGCAGGTGATCTGGTGTGGGGAATGACAGCATGTGAAGAATACACCTTGATCACTAAGCCTGCGTCGATTTTCAAGATCAACCATCCTGAATTACCGCTGTCTTACTACGCAGGTGTTCTCGG NNNNNNNNNNNNTACTGCATTTTCTGGATTCTTCAACGTGACCAAGCCAAAAAAAGGCGACTATGTCTTTGTATCAGCGGCATCAGGCGCCGTCGGACAGCTTGTTGGGCAGCTTGCCAAGATCACAGGCTGCTATGTGGTTGGCAGTGCTGGTTCTGATGAGAAG GTCAACCTCCTGAAAACAAAGTTTGGATTCGACGATGCCTTCAACTACAAGAAGGAGCATGACCTCAACACGGCACTAAAGAG GTGCTTCCAGCAGGGCATCGACATCTACTTCGACAATGTGGGTGGTGAGATGCTGGATGCAGCACTACTCAACATGAGGCTGCACGGGCAGGTGGCCGTGTGCGGGATGATCTCGCAGTACAACCTGGAGCGTCCTGAAGGCGTGCGCAACCTGGCATGCGTCATCACCAAGCGCATCCGCATAGAGGGGTTCCGGGTGATAGAGTACTTCGGCACCTACCGCAAGTTCGAAGAGGAGATGGTGGGTCACCTCAAGGAAGGGAACATTACATACATGGAGGATGTCGCCGAGGGGATCGAGAAGGTGCCGGCTGCGCTCGTCGGGCTCTTCTACGGGCGCAACATCGGAAAGCAGTTGGTGGCCGTTGCACAGGAGTGA
- the LOC123184505 gene encoding 2-alkenal reductase (NADP(+)-dependent)-like isoform X2, with the protein MAAVVSNKRVILKRHVTGFPTEDDMELVTATARLAVPPGSAAVMVKNLYLSCDPYMRRRMTKHQEPSYPEFVLGEVITTFGVSKVVESGHPDFKAGDLVWGMTACEEYTLITKPASIFKINHPELPLSYYAGVLGXXXXTAFSGFFNVTKPKKGDYVFVSAASGAVGQLVGQLAKITGCYVVGSAGSDEKVNLLKTKFGFDDAFNYKKEHDLNTALKRCFQQGIDIYFDNVGGEMLDAALLNMRLHGQVAVCGMISQYNLERPEGVRNLACVITKRIRIEGFRVIEYFGTYRKFEEEMVGHLKEGNITYMEDVAEGIEKVPAALVGLFYGRNIGKQLVAVAQE; encoded by the exons atggcggcggtg GTGAGCAACAAGAGGGTGATCCTGAAGCGGCACGTGACGGGGTTCCCCACCGAGGACGACATGGAGCTCGTCACGGCGACGGCGCGCCTGGCCGTCCCGCCCGGGTCGGCGGCGGTGATGGTGAAGAACCTCTACCTCTCCTGCGATCCCTACATGCGCAGACGGATGACCAAGCACCAGGAGCCCAGCTATCCAGAATTCGTCCTTGGGGAG GTTATAACTACTTTTGGCGTGAGCAAGGTGGTCGAATCCGGGCACCCGGATTTCAAGGCAGGTGATCTGGTGTGGGGAATGACAGCATGTGAAGAATACACCTTGATCACTAAGCCTGCGTCGATTTTCAAGATCAACCATCCTGAATTACCGCTGTCTTACTACGCAGGTGTTCTCGG NNNNNNNNNNNNTACTGCATTTTCTGGATTCTTCAACGTGACCAAGCCAAAAAAAGGCGACTATGTCTTTGTATCAGCGGCATCAGGCGCCGTCGGACAGCTTGTTGGGCAGCTTGCCAAGATCACAGGCTGCTATGTGGTTGGCAGTGCTGGTTCTGATGAGAAG GTCAACCTCCTGAAAACAAAGTTTGGATTCGACGATGCCTTCAACTACAAGAAGGAGCATGACCTCAACACGGCACTAAAGAG GTGCTTCCAGCAGGGCATCGACATCTACTTCGACAATGTGGGTGGTGAGATGCTGGATGCAGCACTACTCAACATGAGGCTGCACGGGCAGGTGGCCGTGTGCGGGATGATCTCGCAGTACAACCTGGAGCGTCCTGAAGGCGTGCGCAACCTGGCATGCGTCATCACCAAGCGCATCCGCATAGAGGGGTTCCGGGTGATAGAGTACTTCGGCACCTACCGCAAGTTCGAAGAGGAGATGGTGGGTCACCTCAAGGAAGGGAACATTACATACATGGAGGATGTCGCCGAGGGGATCGAGAAGGTGCCGGCTGCGCTCGTCGGGCTCTTCTACGGGCGCAACATCGGAAAGCAGTTGGTGGCCGTTGCACAGGAGTGA